The following DNA comes from Candidatus Nanosynbacter sp. TM7-074.
AAGTTTTTCTGGCGACAAGAAGTAATATCTTAGAATGCTTAGACAACTATCGAGGAAATATCGATGCTGAGCTAGACGAAGTTATTGCCGTACAAAAAGACGCTTCTGCTGACGATCAAAATATCAGTCAGGACGATTTTGCGGAAAACTCACCAATTGCCCAGACTGTTAACCTACTGCTAGAGTACGCCATTAAATCCAATGCTTCTGATATCCATATTGAGCCGCGCGAAGATTACGTCCAGGTCCGCTACCGAATTGATGGCGTCCTAAAAGAAGTTAACAAGCTACCACGTAACGTCCACGGGGCCTTGGTCAGTCGCATAAAAATCCTATCTAACCTAAAAATCGACGAACGCCGCGTACCCCAAGACGGACGCTTTAAGATAAAACTTTCCTCAAAGCAATATGCCTTTCGCGTTTCAACATTACCAATCACCGATGGCGAGAAAGTGGTGATGCGTATTCTGGATGAGTCAAATCAAGCAGTTAAACTTGATCAGCTGGGCTACTGGGGGCTGTCGCTTGCTACCGTAAAAGACGCCATGGCGCAGCCAAACGGTATGATTTTGGTGACCGGGCCGACTGGCTCAGGAAAGTCGACTTCTCTGTTTAGTGTGTTGTCGGAGCTTAATACGCCAGATGTTAATATTTCGACAATTGAAGACCCGGTTGAATACAAAATCCCTGGCGTCAACCAAACTCAGACCAACGCCAAAGCCGGCATGACCTTTGCTTCAGGACTGCGCGCATTGCTTCGCCAAGACCCAAACATCATCATGGTTGGAGAAATCCGTGACGGTGAAACTGCCAACCTCGGCGTGCAGGCGGCGCTGACTGGACACTTGGTGTTCTCAACCCTCCACACCAACAACGCCGCAACTTGTTTGCCACGTTTGCTGGACATGGGAATCGAACCCTTCTTGATCGCTTCGACAGTCAAAGCAGTGATTGGTCAGCGATTAGTACGAAGGCTCTGCATGAACTGCCGTCAGGAATATACACCAAACCAAGAAGAATTGAAGTACATAACTGAGATGTTTAATATCGACACCAAATCAATTAAAAAAATTCACAGCCTAGAGCAGCAGGCTTTTGATGATAAAATTGGTGGCGACACACCAATGGGCTCAACCGAGCAAACAATCGCCCGGCTATGGAAGCCAAGCCCTGAAGGCTGTGACGAATGTGGACATAATGGCTTTAAGGGACGTGTTGGTATTTACGAGGTTCTCGGCATTTCTATCCCTATTCA
Coding sequences within:
- a CDS encoding GspE/PulE family protein: MRISDQTIESILKEGGVIDESQLADLKLLAERSKQTLQEAIIEQKVLSEEDLTKLISDYIGVPFVRIEPKDIPEEVLKRIPEHIARQYNVVLFEKNDDESLSLAMEDPDDVQALNFIQKEIGYNTKVFLATRSNILECLDNYRGNIDAELDEVIAVQKDASADDQNISQDDFAENSPIAQTVNLLLEYAIKSNASDIHIEPREDYVQVRYRIDGVLKEVNKLPRNVHGALVSRIKILSNLKIDERRVPQDGRFKIKLSSKQYAFRVSTLPITDGEKVVMRILDESNQAVKLDQLGYWGLSLATVKDAMAQPNGMILVTGPTGSGKSTSLFSVLSELNTPDVNISTIEDPVEYKIPGVNQTQTNAKAGMTFASGLRALLRQDPNIIMVGEIRDGETANLGVQAALTGHLVFSTLHTNNAATCLPRLLDMGIEPFLIASTVKAVIGQRLVRRLCMNCRQEYTPNQEELKYITEMFNIDTKSIKKIHSLEQQAFDDKIGGDTPMGSTEQTIARLWKPSPEGCDECGHNGFKGRVGIYEVLGISIPIQKMITANATSNDIQDQAISEGMVTMQMDGLIKSLRGITTTEEVLRATRE